In Trichomycterus rosablanca isolate fTriRos1 chromosome 5, fTriRos1.hap1, whole genome shotgun sequence, the sequence taatccaaagtgacttacagcactgtgacagtatacagtctaagcagttaagggttaagggcctcgttcaagggcccaacagtggtaacctgacagttagggctgcaactaacgattattttagtagtcgactaatctgacgattattttttcgattagtcgactagtcagCGATTATTTTtgtcataccctccatctctgccttaacataacaaaactctgttacgttatttaagttccaatatcaaattaaaataatgacccatgaaacatgaatatgaaacttaagtttgatagtttaattaaatatatttgaaacattaatacacaatcacaataaaaacaatgcaatgAAATAAGAAAGTTTTGGGCAGCATTAGAagctgttatgtttcagaagttatcactccggaaatcaaaaacatttataacatgtggttgagaaacatgtgaatgctgtctgtgaagatCTCATCCATCTGAGGGGAGCATGACCctcttctcatccacactccattgcttagtgctattaatagagagagcaaaagagaaagctgtattaatgatcacaaactgaaggctgtgtatcatagtttattacaaatagtgtacCGGCTATGCtaactaaaccataacaggttaaatatctgaactgaattatctgctgagctaactagctatcattaagtggatgaggtttattatttagaatgaatgctctcatCAACGAGAGCAAAAAATATGGAAGAGGAGACGgggtaacgttaggctataatgttaagttatataacgttactcatATAACTCATTCAGCTCctttctttgggttattttggctgaaatgctcctgaaatactttagaaagtttcgGTCTCTCTATCTTCGCCTCTCTGTGTTCATAAACTCCCCGTCGCAccatggaagcgatgctgcgccccctgcagtcCCTTTAGTGCGTCGCAATAATAACGACGCGCCGACAATGAGATTCCAcgtcgacaaatttttatagtcgacgttatcgatCATGTCGACTAATCGCTGCAGCCCTGCTGACAgtgtggtgggacttgaactagcaacctttccatcactagtccagtaccttcttCACCACTAGGCTTTGCAGCATGGATTCTACAAGGTGATGGAACCGTCGCTTTGAGATGGTTGTGGACCCGTCTCTTGTTCTACCACGTCCTAAAGTTGCTCTGTtagattcagatctggtgaGTGGGGAGGCAGTTGGACTCATTGTGATGTTTATGAAACCAGTTGGAGATTACTCAAACAGTTGTGGACACTTacgcactcactgtccactttattaggaacactgtGGTGTGTAGAACCACCTTTGCTCTGAGAACAGCCTCGGTTCTTTGCTGTGTGATGGAAACGTTCCTCTGAGCTGTTGGAACCCTCATGTTGTCTCGTAGATGGAACCAGGTTGAGGCGACTTGTGCTTTGGGACATGGTGCGTCATCAAACACCGCATTCTGATTCCTCCATCTGCGCCTCTGGTTTTGGTGAGCCTGCGCCCGTGCCCACTGTAGTCTGACGGTTTCACTTGCAGAACTGCCGCtcgctggatgttttttgcACAGTTTGGTTGTGATGTTTAATCGGATGTTGATGTGAAGATGAACTGAAGATCCTGATCTTTTGGAGACTGTACAGGTGTTTCTTATATAGTGGCATGTGAGTGCAGATTGTGGTCGGGCACTGATGATTTAAGaggcgttccaattcatcctaaaggtcTATAATGAGGTATAAGGTGAAGGCCACAGGGGTTCTGtgtttcatgtctttatggaccttgttttgtatatgtatttgattttatatacctgtaAGCGATCTGATCTGGCTGAAACTCTCTGAACTCAATTATTAagagggatgtccacatacttttgaccacattcTGTATTATTTAGTACAACCTGGATGTTTCTGCGTCATGCATTCAGCTTTTTAACGTATTTCTCACCTGTTTGCTTGATTATTTCAGTTTCTTTTATGTTGAGTTGTatgtaaacagtgtgtgtgtgtgtgtgtgtgtgtgtgtgtgtgtgtgtgtgtgtgtgttctctgcaGATTCAGAAGCTGTGTGACCGTGTGGCCTCGTCCACGCTGCTGGAGGATCGGAGAGATGCCGTCCGCGCCCTTAAATCCCTCTCCAaggtcattaaataaaatctttctTGTATTTTCAGTTCGTTCCATTTTATTCTGCTGCAACAGCGACACCTACTGTCAGGTCATGGTGTGGCCACGAGCAGCGTCAGAGGAGCATTCAATGTAAACATGTGGCTTGTAGCTTTATGCATGTCTGAGGAGGCGTGTGCTACCCCGTGTCGTGGATTAGGCCATATgaccgaaagtatttggacgcctgagttgactatgagcttgtcggacgtccggTTCCAACAGTAAACGTATTAAAAcacagtgacctctgtgtgacctttacATCTAGAACAACAGCTGCTTCTCACTAGACTTGggaatgtctgtgggaatttgtgcccatacagTCAAAATATAACACCATTtttatggctgggcgctgatgtcggGCACAAAAGGAAATCTGATAGCTCAGTAGTACTcagaatcagaaggttgccggttcaagccccaccactgccaagttgcatctgttgggcccttgagcaaggcccttaaccctcaattgctcagactgtatacagtcacgctgttgtaagtcactctgaataaaagcgtccactaaattcggtaaatgtaaaagtgaatGCTGTGAATCAGCGCCACTGTGAGGCGGAACGCTGCAACTACAGGTACCGAACACAGAGTAAATTAGATATAATTTTAGATCTTTGTgagcttttaaaacattttatatgttatgTAATTAggtgattttttaaatattttttgctgacTGTTGTGAACAAAACCGCCGTAAAGTCGTAAGCGATGTGTTTGTATATCAGTCCTGCTGCATCGTTAACTTTATATTTTACAGAAATATCGTATTGAGGTGGGGAACCAGTCGATGGAGCATCTGATCCGCATCCTCCAGTCTGATcggtgagatttgaaccctgttaTAACCTCCCGGGAGCCGAGGGCGGGGTGATATATCATTATTACATTGTGATATACAGCTGTGATGAGTGTGATCAGGAGTTCCTCCTCATGTTAACAGGTCAGATTCTGAAATCCTGGGTTACGCCCTCGACACCCTGTACAACATCATCTGTAACGACGAGGAGGAGGAACAAGGTATTACTGTACGGGGGcgtgttccccccctgtgttcccccctgtgttcccctccctgtgttccccccctgtgttcccctccctgtgttcccctccctgtgttcccctccctgtgttcccccccgtGTTCCCCTCCCCGTGTTCccttccctgtgttccccccctgtgttcccctccctgtgttccccccctgtgttccccccccgTGTTCCCCTCCCCGTGTTCccttccctgtgttccccccctgtgttcccctccctgtgttcccctccctgtgttcccctccctgtgttccccccctgtgttcccccccgtGTTCCCCTCCCCGTGTTCccttccctgtgttcccccctgtgttcccctccctgtgttcccccccctgtgttccccccctgtgtcccccctgtgttcccccctgtgttcccctccctgtgttcccctccctgtgttccccccccccctgtgttccccccctgtgttcccctccCTGTGTCCCCCCCCGTGTtcccctccctgtgttcccccccctgtgttcccctccCTGTGTCCCCgccgtgttcccccctgtgttcccctccctgtgttccccccgtgtttccccccctgtgttccccccgtgttccccTCCCCGTGTTCccttccctgtgttccccccccgtgttccccccccgtgttccccccctgtgttcccctccctgtgttccccccgtgttccccccCGGTGTTCCCCCCCCCCGTGTTCCcccctccttttatacccgatcatgattccctcacccgCTCACTGTGGAACCTTTCAAACATTCCATCAACTTTACACTCACAttctgcctccgtcccaacttttttggagtctgtTAGAGCATCAAATTCTAAGTATACATGGAAGAAGCCACCTAGGCTTGTGAGcgcttcagaaaaccgttgttaCTTAACGCGGgccgccgctgcatcaagaaacacAACCTGAACCTCTGTTACAACcatcagtgtcctcagttcaAAGAGCTGCTATTATTGATTTGTGGTGTCTGAGTAGTTCTTTTTGCTCTAAATTTGGGCATTGGGTATGACGGCGTCGTCAGAAGGTTTATTAACCAATCAGATTGCTTCGTTTCTTTGTAGCTAATATGTTTAATGTTGTTGATATGATTGAACGATGTTATATTGCTGatgtttaattgttttctttcatgttttatgtttaacagatgaacctgaaggtaaagtgtgtgtgtgtgtgtgtgtgtgtgtgtgtgtgtgtgtgtgtgtgtgtgtgtgtgtgtgcgcgcgtgtgtgtgtgcgcgcgtgtgtgtgtgtgcgcgcgcttgCCCGTACTAACCACCCGGAGGTTCTCAAACCGAAAACACCAAAACGCCGCCTCCAAATGAACCCTGGATcacagagagaaataataataataataattaaatcaacaaaTGTTACCTTGTACAccagcgcccccttgtggaggctttacattgtGTAAACCACAGTTGGACCAGTCGACCGGTGTCGGGCGGAGGCGGGTGCTAGTCTGCGGCCCTCCTCACCCAGCACGAATCTGTGCGAAGAggacctccagcaccaccaggGGGCGCACACTTCGTACCTCGGTTTGAGAACCTCTGCACTAACCCGTCCATGCTTTAGAACGTTAACACTCACCTGTTCTgtgttctgtggttgtattttctttttctgcaCTTACTATACTCATCTAAAAACAAGTAGTGCTGAAACAGCGCCTCCTGCTGGGTGCTTGAGGTATCAGTAGGAGTGGTGGAGGAGTACTGAGAGTGTAGTGTGTTCCTCCGTACATGATAAAGCTCTTGGGAGGAATACCGAGTGAATTGGATGTGTCCACATATGAGGACAACAGGACTTAATGCATGATATATGTGGAATGTATGTTATTACCTTCCGTCTCTGTGCGGCgccgtcgatcagccagcagagggcgtaactgcagcagttatgaggagggTATAACTCCGCCGGAGCAGTtccgccctctgctggctgatcgacggcGCCGCACAGAGACCCCCTCAGACGAGTCCAGCTCCAGCTAGCTTTTCCGTCCTTCTGATGCTAATCACTCGCGGCCGCCGTAGCTACAtcgctctgtgtgtttgtgtccgaCAGACGACGGACAGAAGCGGCAGGACGACGAGGTCGGGGTTCAGTTCGCCGAGCGCTTCATCCAGGATCAGGAGAATGTCACCCTGGTTCTCTCGCTGCTCGAGGTCGGTATCAGCTAGCGTTAGCGCTTCATCCTCAATAGCACaaatactaccaccaccgtacttcacaGTATTGCTCAGAGAGCTCGAGCTGGTTGCAAAGCTCCTTTAAAGCTTGCTTCCTGCCCTTGGTggaaagaccactgttccatgcctGTAATGCTTACAAGGGCAGAAATCCATATGACCATAGTGCGCCATCTACAGGTCATTTTTGGTATTACTACAGTAGTTTAACATGTAAAACCTGTAGCCTATTTAAAACCACAGTAATTTTGGTCGCACCTACAGCGCCCCCCTCAGACGCTAAAGGCGCTGTTTATTGCCCCCCCTCCCCACCAGAAAGTCCCTGTAACAATAGCTTGATTATTTTAATAGATGACTATACTGCGCCATCTACAGGTCATTGTTGGTATTACTGGTTGAACATATAAAACCTTAAACAACAGTAATTTTGGTAGCACCTATAGCGCCACCCTCAGACGCTGAAGGTGCTGTTTAtaagaccccccccccctccccataAAAAACCCCTGCAACAATAACTACAATTTTTAAAGATATTGGGTCACACtggggaggtgtgtgtgtgtgtgtgtgtgtgtgtgtgtgtgtgtgtgtgtgtgtgtgtgtgtgtgtgcgcgaggGGGCAGCATTCAGAGCGTAGAGAGTAGAGAGGCGCTGTTTCAGCCTCTGGACTGCATGGTCGTGTCTCAAACCACACGTCCTAACTGTGTAGTGCAGAAGTAATAGTGCATTATTCAGTAGATAGGATGGTGTTTGGGACGCAGCAGCTCGGCTTTCCGGTCTTGGTGTTACTGGTAGAACCAGCTACCCCACAGACGCTGAAGGTGCTGCTTATTTACCCCCTCCCCCTCCcccaaatattaaaaaatgaaatttacACTCTTGAATGCTTCAGTCAGACTAGtcttatttatatggacacagtaCAATCACCAACTCCGGTCCATCATTCTATTATGAGGAATTAGGAGGCCGTGCCACCGCAGCTGTTAGTTTGGagctttttatttctgcataTGTTCTCATTCTCTTCCAATttggtcatttccaattccctattaCAGTCCCCTTTCTGTTTAAACCAGATGAGTTAAACCCAGTTCCTGAACGTACCCAGACGTACCCTGTAAACGTAGAGTGTACATTAGGATCCGAATAGCGCTTTGTCAGCGAGCGGATATAGAGTGTACCCAGACAGtatgtacattatttatatgttttacacaccGTATATCACTCCTGCTCAGTGTTACGTCACATTCTATAGGCCGACAGTGTTGGAACCCTGATTAaacccactgtgtgtgtgtgtgtgtgtgtgtgtgtgtgtgtgtgtgtgtgtgtgtgtgtgtgtgtgtgtgtgtaggagtttgATTTCCACGTTCGCTGGCCGGGTGTGAAGCTTCTGACGGCTCTGCTGAAGAGCCAGTGCGCTCAGGTCCAGGGTATCATCCTCATCAGCCCTATGGGTCagtacaaccacacacacacacacacactgtgtggcctgttggacccctgagcgccCTGACGTGACtttgtcgtgtgtgtgtgtgtgtgtaggtgtttcCAGGTTGATggatctgctggctgattccaGAGAGGTCATCCGTAACGACGTAGGTTCAATTCTCACTTTTCAGTTTGCCaggataataaaaacacaaaagctgacgtgtgtgtgtgtgtgtgtgtgtgtgtgtgtgtgtgtgtgtgtgtgtagggtctCCTGCTGCTGCAGCACTTAACCAAAGGAAACGCCGCCATTCAGAAGATCGTCGCCTTCGAGAACGCCTTCGAGCGCCTGCTGGACATCATCGCCGAGGAGGGGACGAGCGACGGAGGTTCGGACGCACggacagatcacacacacacacacacacacacactgggactACTGGGATTGCTTTAcggttaatgtgtgtgtgtgtgtgtgtttaggcatCGTGGTGGAGGACTGCCTGCTCCTCCTGCTGAACCTGCTGAAGAACAACAGCTCCAATCAGAACTTCTTCAAGGAGGGCTCGTTCATCCACCGGATGAAGCAGTGGTTCCAGCTGGGGGAGGAGAGCGGGGGCTGGTCCGCCCAGAAAGTCACCAACCTACACCTGATGCTGCAGGTCGCTCACACACTCGAACGCCGCGCCACGCTCTGCTCTCCGttattcaccgtctctgtgcggcgcctcgaccagccagcagaggccgccagAAGCGCCGCACAGAGGCGGTGAATAACGGAGACTCTCGCGTCTGTGCGGGTGCCCGACCGGCCgctagcagagccgagattcaaacccatgcCCCTCGTGTGTCTCCACAGCTGGTGCGTGTGATGGTTTCTCCGGTGAATCCGCCCGGTGCCACGTCCAGCTGTCAGAAGTCCATGTTCCAGTGCGGCCTGTTACAGCAGCTCTGTACCATCCTGATGGCTACAGGAGTACCGGCGGATATACTCaccgaggtacacacacacacacacacacacacacacactatatatatatatatatatatacacacacacacataaacacacacacacgtgctgtAAGGTTGGAGTTCCTCTGAAGGTTGTTCTGATGTTCCTGTACAGACCATAAACACGGTGTCGGAGGTGATCCGCGGCTCTCAGGTCAACCAGGATTACTTCGCTTCAGTAAACGCTCCATCTAACCCCCCACGGTAAGCACCCGACCGCCACcctgcacgtgtgtgtgtgtgtgtgtgtgtgtgtgtgtgtgtgtattaatgcatgtgtgtgtgtgtgtcgcagtCCCGCCATCGTGGTGCTCCTGATGTCCATGGTGAACGAGCGGCAGCCGTTCGTCCTGCGCTGTGCGGTTCTCTACTGCTTCCAGTGTTTCCTCTACAAGAACCAGACAGGCCAGTCTGAGATCGTGTCCACTCTCCTGCCCTCCACTATAGACGGTACGcgggcaaaagtattcacaccccttcccTCAGCGGTCTGATGTGCACTGTACAGAATGGAATAAAGGGGGCGCTGTAGTGCACCAGCAGATTGTTGAAGTCACTGTTTGACATACTGAGAGACGTCTGTgttgactctgtgtgtgtgtgtgtgtgtgtgtgtgtgtgtgtgtgtgtgtgtgtgtgtgtgtgtgtgtgtacacgcgCAGCCCAGTCGATCTCGGCCGGCCAGCTCCTGTGCGGCGGCCTGTTCTCGGCCGACTCCCTCTCCAACTGGTGCGCGGCGGTGGCGCTGGCTCACGCCCTGCACGACAACGCCACTCAGAAGGAGCAGCTACTGCGGGTGCAGCTCGCTACCAGCCTGGGTAAACCGCCAATCTCCCTGCTGCAGCAGTGCACCAACATCCTGTCTCAGGTACATGAACGACACTGTTAGACTTTTCGGGATATAAAGGGACTGTGTctgattatgtgtgtgtgtgtgtgtgtgtgtgtgtgaccttgtGTTGCGTTGTGATTTTGCAGGGTGATAAGATCAATCGAAAggtaagcgtgtgtgtgtgtgtgtgtgtgtgtgtgtgtgagcgtgagcAGTAGTGTGATGGTGTGGCTTGGTGGTGTTAGCCCCCCGGTTGCTGGTTTGGTACTGACCCTGCTTCTGAGTTTCCAGCCCTGGCTGTGTTTTCTTGGGGGGTATAGGGCGGGGTGGGTGCGCggggtgtttggggagagcttTGATCCTGCTGATACAGCCACTGTGTTCCAGTCCTGATCCGATTGCACCCTTTATACCCCCCTCTCCCTGCTTGGCATCTGAGCTGCAACTAATAACTGTGccaagattctgagctcccgggttcggatctcggctctgctaccggtcggctgggcgccacctagtacgctgggtgggaaagaccggactggCGGGGGGGTTATCGATGCTGTGTGAGGACCTCGTTTGCACGGGGTGCAgtgatcagggcgtggctctctgcACACGAGAattatacaccctccttggacgccgTCAGGGTCTCCAGGAGCGGATTGGGACTccaaattggggggggggggggggggggcgggggtAAAGTGCATGAAAACGAGCTCAACAAGTAGTGATGTAacgttttaatgcatttaaatgcgtaaaaatatatagaaacaataaataaaatcagtaaaaacatttttcatttccatGCGTGCCGAGTGTACAAAAAATACACTatgtgatcaaaagtatgtggacacctgagcttgttggacactccATTCCAATCTAAAGTCATTATTTTCTTGCACTCTGTGTGGTGCATGGACGTAGGCTGTAGAAAACCATGTGGGATTGGATCCACACCCCTACTGGTGTAGCACTAAAGCCCAAATGGTGCACCAAAGAGAGGAcaacacaataatattaataataataataataatatatgatgATATGTCGTGGCTCAGATGCCTGGGCGTGCTCAGTATCTCCTCTCGTGTTTCATTTCAGGGTAactgtagcttagcggttagggTACAGGATAgagctgccactaacgactgtTTTATCTATTAGtcctttaaaaaatttaatttagaaTCTGATTTAATCTTCTTTTATTCTAGCACTAAACTGTAGGTGATAATAATCTAAcccagaactaaatgtaaacagggtttatgttcatATGATCACATTCTcaggtgctccatattaaacagagtgcagctcgtgttcatgctgttctgtacACACAGCAACGTGCTTCACCTTATAGCAGagataaaatagttagatgtagccgcgtctcattaagtccagcgTACGGTAACGACAGGACGAGCCCCGATCctaacctccacattcactcaacactcactgcacattctaaaccatgtaaacacgGTGCTGAGTGTTACGCtgttaccggcgcattcacaccagAAGCTTTTTGTGCTCTGATTACGAAGCGTAATGAAACGATATAGACGTGCAGCACGGCgccggtgctgctgtggtaccatcaaagcttcaCACAGTGACCAAACCAGCGCTTAGTTCTGTACCAGGTTTAAGTATCACCAaactttggatgatttgggtCGTGGAGAACTTTGATCTGTTatttgaaagctctacaatcgtcCTCTGACGGCTGCAGACGGTGTTTTTTAAGGCGGCGCTTAATGCCGGTGaccggagcagatacgactgaggtcctgcacacggcgagtagtgctgagggaatcatatgaacgcttatatgaacGGAGACGCTGTAGAAATTAAacaggatcatttataaacgtAGTTTTAAACACGATGCATCGATACATAGATGTCATCGACTAGGTGGACCAATCACGGCAGCCCTAGTacaggattagtaatcaaaaggtctctggttcagtccccatcactgttgggccctctagcaaggccctcaatcctcgattgcttagacaatacactgttgctgtaagtcgctgtggattaaagcgtctgtaaatgtaaattatgtgATTATGTTGAAGCTGATTGGATGAAGCGGTGTAGTAATCAGTCTGGCACAGTGTACCCAGAATACTTGATTGGTTGGATTTGGTTGTGAGCGTATGAGGAGCTGGAACACGGTGTGATCGGGCTGATTTTGGTTAGATGAAGAacgcggtaaaatacgctagcacaccagagatgggatctcgaatacatcgcatcggCTTCTGTTCATCCAGGtaggaagccggatagggagctcataactgctgcaatcacGCCCTCCGCTGGCTGtttgatggtgctgcacagaatcGAGGAAtctccgcatatgaactcgcctcgtgcgggtgaacagatgcagtcgggtactgctcacgtgtcggagggggcgtgtgtcggactcgctctcctcaatcgaaacgggggtcagcaccagtagagaggaagcgtaactcAATCGGAACACAGCATTGGAACACAGGATGGTGCTCGGTGCTGTCATTCCCCTCCTGTCCTGTAGGTGGCAGCTCGGCGGGTggaacctctctctctctgtctgttctGTAGAGTGAAGACCGTTAGACTTTCTAACAGTTCTGATTATTTTGTCTTTGTGCGTCTGTTGTTTGTTGTTCTGTGTGTTTGTCCTCATTGGAGACGGAAACCGAAAAGGTGAAGATCGTTCGATATATTTCTGCCATTATTTCTATTCttaaggaccttccctaaactgttgctgcaaaattaaaagcatatttcatttatatgattgatttattacacctgttagtgacagTTGTGCCAGAAATGCATAAATTCacggggcagtggtagctcagtggttaaggtacttgactagtaatccaaaggttgccggttcgagccccatcaccgccaagttgccactgttgggcccctgagcaaaactCTTAAccctggataaaagcgtctgctaaacgccgaaaatgtaaatgttaattcaGTGATTATtcggggcgtcccaatacttttggtcatatggtgtatatttttgtatacGTTGTGTATGAGGATTTCTATAATGATGCACGTTTAGAGAACCAGCATGACGTCCAACCGCTTGTGCATCGTTCTGCTGTCATGTCATGCTCGTATCTGGCAACCCTAAACATGCCGGCACGTACAGGCTTAGAAGATAAGAGTGAAGCTGAAGAACACTCCAGGTTTTGTTTCTGTAGATTAAACATTCTGACACATCTGAGTTCCTGTAATATTGATCATGAgttgctgtgtgtatatttttgacccaaatccagagagagagagagagagtttggaTGAAGTAGTTAGTAAGTAAGACTGCTGTAAAATCCAGGTTCCGTTCAGTGCCGTTGCTGGAACACCAGTCATGGAGTTCAGGGAACTAATACAGTCAGAATTCCCTGAACTCTTCCATGAgctgcttgtttgtttatactgtgtgtaacactgtgtgtgtgtgtgtgtgtgtgtgtgtgtgtgtgtgtgtgtgtgtgtgtgtgttgtacacaGGGCAGTAAGGTGCAGACCAGGGTGGGTCTCCTGATGTTGCTCAGTACCTGGATGAGTAACTGCCCCATCGCCGTCACTCACTTCCTGCACAACCAGGAGAACGTTCCCTTCGTATCCTTCCCTAAACAGGAACCATTGTTAACTGGAACCGTGTGGTTAGATTCGAGGTCCAGGCCTCATTAGCAGCGGTCGCCTACCAATCTCGAGTCTCGGGTTCGAGTGTCggtggtgctatcgacctgtccggacagacacaattggcaggAACACATTTTGGAGAAGTGGCTTGAATACGAAtgctgctgctgcaacagcgaccCCTACTGTCTGGTCGAGGCACCTGCACAAGGGGGTGGAAGAAGACAGAAAGTGTAGTGTGCTGCTAACGGGTTCTGTACAACCGCAGGTCACCAGGGTGCACGAGGGAATTGAGCATATCCAAATTTGCAGAAGAAGGAACAGAGAACATGTCCACCTCACTACCGGAAAATAAAGTCAAGCTGTACTACCACCGACGCTGGGACTCCCGGCTTAGCTCTGTTACCGGTCGGcagggcgccccctagcgggcacgaTCGGCGGTGCAGATCGGtcgtgtgggaaaagacgggactaaaaagtgggcgtggtcttgggctctgtgtaaggaccctggttggtaggtcgaggcgcctgtacagaagtggaggaacgtggagatcggcgcgtgactctccaccgaagtacggggggGTTACAAAGgggtcggagggagggcgtgtcaggagaatataccctccttgtacaccatcagggtctccagcagaggaagggaactggctacgactaaactgggagaaaaggggagaaaatgcagaaatagaaAACATAAACAGATAGAGACataaacctaaataaataaataagaaccaATGGCCGTAGAGCCGGGCGGAGTTTTTGAAGGCGTGTTTACGACCCGTCCCATGTTGTTTTCTGAGGAAGCACCTCAGCGTTAGAGTCGCGGTTCCTTAACGCTGCGTGCAGCTGACGGCTCAGATTTCGGAGAACCTGGGCGAGGACGAGCGGCTGGTTCAGGGTCTGTGTgctctgctgctggggatctgCATCTACTACAACGACAACTCGCTGGAGAACTACACCAAGTACGTACGGGTCCACGTCCTTCATCCGTTACGCTCTGTATAACGCACCAAGCACTTGTGCCGCGTCAGGCTCGCAGCTTTTGAGCTCCTCcagtgagacgaactgtttgatacgaggcggtaaaagcgactc encodes:
- the uso1 gene encoding general vesicular transport factor p115, with the translated sequence MNFFRGVIGAQSASTQPSGVETIQKLCDRVASSTLLEDRRDAVRALKSLSKKYRIEVGNQSMEHLIRILQSDRSDSEILGYALDTLYNIICNDEEEEQDDGQKRQDDEVGVQFAERFIQDQENVTLVLSLLEEFDFHVRWPGVKLLTALLKSQCAQVQGIILISPMGVSRLMDLLADSREVIRNDGLLLLQHLTKGNAAIQKIVAFENAFERLLDIIAEEGTSDGGIVVEDCLLLLLNLLKNNSSNQNFFKEGSFIHRMKQWFQLGEESGGWSAQKVTNLHLMLQLVRVMVSPVNPPGATSSCQKSMFQCGLLQQLCTILMATGVPADILTETINTVSEVIRGSQVNQDYFASVNAPSNPPRPAIVVLLMSMVNERQPFVLRCAVLYCFQCFLYKNQTGQSEIVSTLLPSTIDAQSISAGQLLCGGLFSADSLSNWCAAVALAHALHDNATQKEQLLRVQLATSLGKPPISLLQQCTNILSQGSKVQTRVGLLMLLSTWMSNCPIAVTHFLHNQENVPFLTAQISENLGEDERLVQGLCALLLGICIYYNDNSLENYTKEKLKQLIEKRIGKENFVEKLGFITKHELYSRAAQKPQPAFSSPEHMLFDHEFTKLVKELEGVITKAVHKSTEEEKKEEEVKKTLEQHDSIVTQYKELIREQDTEINELKEQLSSLTCQKDQMENTITHQLSQIQQHKDQYNILKLKLGKDGGGSQADVQVNGVQVEELEELRRQNALLQAQLAERDVLVNTVKAEGASSAEPAAAPENTELLKEVEALRVQVENQHAEISQLHTEREELQRRTQTEAATVSDGDDTHTAKHTELETRLSTHTQETQRLQEELRALLESKVHMEKELAAANSTAAILQAEKEKLQQDVSESKKEQDDLLMLLADQDQKIFSLKQRLKDLGQTIEDEDDLDARDQSDDDADEDDDEEDDDDEE